Genomic window ([Eubacterium] hominis):
CACATATGACCTGTCGTGATCGTAACATCAATGCGACGAAGGCTTTGCTGTTTGGTCTACAAATCGAAGGTGTGCATAATGTATTGGTTGTAACTGGTGATCCAATCCCTGCTGAAGATCGTAAACAGGTCAAAGGGGTATTCAATTTCAATTCTCAGCTTTTGGCTGGCTTTATCAACGATTTAAATCAAACTACCTTTCCACAGCCATTCTTAATTTGTGGCGCATTAAATATCAATGCAGTCAACTTTAAGGCAGAACTGGAAAAAGCCAGAAAGAAAGAAAAACAAGGCGTTACTGCCTTTATGAGTCAGCCGGTATTATCGAAACAGGCCTATGAAAACTTAAAGCTGGCAAAACAAGCATTATCATCTAAAATCTTTGGTGGTATTATTCCTATCGTATCCCATCGTAATGCAGTATATATGAATAATGAAATATCCGGTATCGATGTAGATCAGGAAATCATTGATCTGTATGTGGATAAAGATCGCACACAAGCAAGTGAACTTGCGGTTACAATATCCTGTGAAATCGCAGAAAAAATTTATGATCTGGTGGATGGATTTTATTTGATTACACCATTTAATCGTGTAGATATTATAGGTAGTATTGTTGCCCATATTCAATCACTGTCTAATTAATTAATACAAATGAAGCATTCATCTGGTAAATGAGTCCTGTTCGGTGTATGATGGTAGGCAGATGGAGGTAGTACCAATGAAAACATTAGTAGAATTTGTGAAGTTATTAGAAGGTGAATTTGATAATCGTGAACAGTTTCAAGACAAACAACAGAAAAAAGATATCAATTTTCCATTCGCCCAACACCGTAATACAGTGATCAATGCAAACATTAAGCATTTACCAGTAGCATTTGAAGGCATCTTCCTTTTAGAAGAAAGCAATTACGCTAGCAATGGAAAAAGCCATGCATCACCTCATCTATTTCTATTTGAAGAGGTAGAAGAAGGTATAAAATTAACTTCTTATGAAATGCCATCCGGCTATGATGCATCTACTTTTACATATGAGCATTTATCCTCTTTGAATTATGAGGAATTAAAGGTTTCATCTAAGTTTACACCAGCTCTTTATCAATATCATGATGGTGTTTGGGAAGGTGGCAGTGAAAGTATGTTTACACCAGTTTTAAAATTCACATTACATGAAACTTTCTCAGCTGATCGATTAGAAGTATCTGAATCCATGGAGATGAATGGAAAGCGTACTTTTGGATTTGATGATCCGATTATTTACAAAAGAAAGTAAAAAACCTGATTGACAAGGGGAAAAACTAGTGTTAGAATAACCTTGCAAATAGGATAGTTATTGTTTAAATACAAGCTCGACCTGTTATATCTGAAAATGTTTATATAGTGATCTTTTGATGATTCATTATATCGTTTGATAGATTGACAGGTTTTTTTGTGGAGATGAGGTGGAAAGATGTATACATATAAAAAACGTCTAAATAACAATGTAGTAGTTGCATTAGATGAACAGGGACAGGAACAAATCTTAACCGGCAGAGGGATTGGCTTTCAGGTAGAAGCAGGAACACCTGTAGATGATCAAAAGATAGAAAAAGTCTTTACTCTAAAGGATACCACAGCAAACAAACGCTTACAGGAGCTGTTTCAAACCATACCTGTGGAGCATGTGGAAATCGCAGAAGAAATTATATCTTATGCGAAAATTCACATTGATAATCCATTAAATGAGAATGTCATCGTTTCCTTATGTGATCATATTTATATGGCAGTAGAACGTAAGAAACAGGATATTGAAGTAAAGAATGTTATGCTTTGGGATATTCAAAAGTTTTACCGTGATGAATATCAAGTAGGAAAATACGCTGTCAAATTGATTGAAGAACGCTTTCATGTTCAATTAAATGATGATGAAGCAGGCTTTATCGCATTGCATATTGTGAATGCACAATTGGATATGCATACTAAATCCGTAAAAGAAATTACAAAAGTCATGCAGGAAATTGAAACCATCGTGCGTATGACATTTTCTATTGAATTAGATGAAGATTCCGTCTACTATTATCGCTTTATCACCCATTTGAAATTCTTTGCACAGCGCTTGTTTTCGGGAAAAAGCTATGAAGGACAGGATGTGGACAACATGTTGGAGCTTGTCCAAAGCAAGTATCCCAAAGCATGTGTCTGTGTACAGAAAATTGCTCATTTCCTAAAACAAAAATATGGCTATACATTAAGTGATGAAGAAATTCTGTATTTAAGCATTCACATCTCACGTATTGTGCAGGTATCAAAGTAGGAAACTACTGATATATAGATATAAAAAGGAGGCATCAAAGCGGTATACAAACAAACTTGATACATTCATAAAGGATAGTTACATTCAGTTGGCTTGACCTTCAACAATAAAAAATGGAGGAAAAGAAAATGAAAAAATATCAAGAACTAGCAAAAGAAATCGTCAAACAAGTGGGAGGAAAAGACAATGTTATTAGTTTAACCCACTGTATCACACGTCTGCGTTTTAAATTAAAAGATGAAAACATCGCAAATGATGAAGTCATCAAAGGTATGGATGGTGTTGTGACCGTAATGAAAAGCGGTGGGCAATATCAAATCGTTATTGGAAATCAGGTAGCGAATGTTTATGAAGAAGTCATGCCTTTACTAAATCTTCAAAACAGTGAGCCTGTACATGCGAAAAAACAAAAGCCATTAGATCAATTCATCGATATCATATCTGGTATCTTCCAGCCAATTTTAGGCTTAATGGCCGCATGTGGAATGGTCAAGGGCTTTAATACCTTATTTGTTGTCATGGGATTATATCCTGATACCTGTGGCGGCTATATGATTTTAAATGCGATTGGCGATGGATTATTTACCTTTTTACCTGTATTTTTAGGATATACATCAGCGAAAAAATTCGGCTTAAAACCAATGGTAGGTTTAGCCGTTGGCGCAATCATGTGTTATCCAGCCATTCAAAGCTCTATGATTTCAAATGGAATGGAGCCATTATACACAATGTTTGAAGGAACAATGTTTGCATCACCTGTCTATATTGATTTCTTTGGCATTCCTGTAATCTCTATGGATTATACATCCACGGTTATACCCGTAATCTTTATCGTATATTTTGCCAGCAAATGTGAAAAGCTGTTTAGTAAAATTGTGCCTGATCTGGTGAAATTCTTCTTTGTGCCAATGTTGACATTGATGATCTCTTTACCAGTTGGCTTCTTGTTGATTGGACCAGTCGCAACTTTTGGTTCTAAACTGATTGCGGAAACAGTAATCGCTATTCGCGATTTCTCTCCACTTTTAGCTGGTGGCATTGTTGGCTTAACATGGCAGATTTTAGTAATCTTTGGATTACACTGGGGCTTTATTCCTGTATATATCAATAATATTGTGACATATGGATTTGATAATGTAATGATGCCATTCTTCGCATGTACCTTTGCGACTTCAGCTGTTGTAGCGGCTATCTTTATCAAAACCAAAAATAAAAAACTAAAAGAAATGTGTCTGCCTAACTTTATCTCTGGTATCTTTGGTGTCACAGAACCAGCCATCTATGGTATCCTGGTGCCATTAAAGAAACCATTTGTAATCAGTTGTATCGCTGGGGGCATCGGTGGTGCATTTTATGGAGCCTTCAATTTTAG
Coding sequences:
- a CDS encoding PRD domain-containing protein, whose translation is MYTYKKRLNNNVVVALDEQGQEQILTGRGIGFQVEAGTPVDDQKIEKVFTLKDTTANKRLQELFQTIPVEHVEIAEEIISYAKIHIDNPLNENVIVSLCDHIYMAVERKKQDIEVKNVMLWDIQKFYRDEYQVGKYAVKLIEERFHVQLNDDEAGFIALHIVNAQLDMHTKSVKEITKVMQEIETIVRMTFSIELDEDSVYYYRFITHLKFFAQRLFSGKSYEGQDVDNMLELVQSKYPKACVCVQKIAHFLKQKYGYTLSDEEILYLSIHISRIVQVSK
- a CDS encoding PTS glucose transporter subunit IIA, which codes for MKKYQELAKEIVKQVGGKDNVISLTHCITRLRFKLKDENIANDEVIKGMDGVVTVMKSGGQYQIVIGNQVANVYEEVMPLLNLQNSEPVHAKKQKPLDQFIDIISGIFQPILGLMAACGMVKGFNTLFVVMGLYPDTCGGYMILNAIGDGLFTFLPVFLGYTSAKKFGLKPMVGLAVGAIMCYPAIQSSMISNGMEPLYTMFEGTMFASPVYIDFFGIPVISMDYTSTVIPVIFIVYFASKCEKLFSKIVPDLVKFFFVPMLTLMISLPVGFLLIGPVATFGSKLIAETVIAIRDFSPLLAGGIVGLTWQILVIFGLHWGFIPVYINNIVTYGFDNVMMPFFACTFATSAVVAAIFIKTKNKKLKEMCLPNFISGIFGVTEPAIYGILVPLKKPFVISCIAGGIGGAFYGAFNFRKFMMGGMGIFEFPAMIAPDGSIDNLIVAITGVIITMIIAFVMTMISFKDKEETEKPDTNTETKEENLIQKDDIISPISGTLMKLEDVQDGAFSTGALGKGAAILPEEGMVYAPVNGVVTTLFPTLHAIGITSDEGVEVLIHIGLDTVQLHGEGFEAFVKQGDHIEKGQKLIQFDMEAITKAGYCIETPIVITNSANFMDVLPENKETIMHGENLMHIIR